One stretch of Cololabis saira isolate AMF1-May2022 chromosome 15, fColSai1.1, whole genome shotgun sequence DNA includes these proteins:
- the LOC133461047 gene encoding G-protein coupled receptor 20-like — MENLLNNSSPFVTEPSQTVPSSYELNCSVWDQQWGALYLQRSAHLDLQLYQAYYALWVALMVCNSLMLVVGVVLNGLALYIFCGASSRSSAPVVYTINLAIADLLVALSLPARIALYHSGGSCVACSYVHTFSYFVNMYCSILFLTSISVDRYLAVVHVSGTLHRWRTAGAARCVSATVWFTAIVVTYSFQTTALNAGSSCVVLPAHFYLTVLEFLLPMLAVVGFTLRLTCFLSSGHSLRPQHSRARKTRAIRLLATVLVVFTVCFTPFHLRQALAYFQVRAAGGEGAGQGAGQGAGHVLAYHITMSLSSLNSCLDPVVYCFVTDSFKRMWRTRMRGGMERDEEVGNSSGREEDRNSVKKCSGTALAIAQSVATLTLTSTPLSVASTDPSA, encoded by the exons ATGGAGAACCTTCTCAATAACAGCTCCCCCTTCGTCACCGAGCCGTCCCAGACCGTTCCCTCCTCGTACGAGCTGAACTGCAGCGTCTGGGACCAGCAGTGGGGAGCTCTGTACCTGCAGAGATCAGCccacctggacctgcagctcTACCAGGCTTACTACGCCCTCTGGGTCGCCCTCATG GTGTGTAACTCTCTGATGCTGGTGGTTGGTGTGGTCCTCAACGGTCTGGCTCTCTACATCTTCTGTGGGGCGTCCAGTCGCTCTTCAGCCCCGGTAGTGTACACCATAAACCTGGCCATCGCTGACCTGCTGGTGGCGCTGTCGCTCCCCGCCCGCATCGCCCTGTACCACAGCGGGGGCAGCTGCGTGGCCTGCTCCTACGTCCACACATTCAGCTACTTTGTCAACATGTACTGCAGTATCCTGTTCCTGACCAG TATCTCTGTAGATCGGTACCTGGCTGTCGTCCACGTGTCCGGGACTCTGCACCGCTGGAGGACGGCAGGAGCAGCCCGGTGTGTCAGTGCGACTGTCTGGTTCACTGCAATCGTGGTCACCTACTCCTTCCAG ACCACAGCACTGAACGCTGGCTCCTCCTGCGTGGTCCTCCCTGCCCACTTCTACCTGACGGTGCTGGAGTTCCTGCTGCCCATGCTGGCCGTCGTGGGCTTCACTCTCCGTCTCACCTGCTTCCTCTCCTCCGGCCACAGCCTGAGGCCGCAGCACAGCCGAGCCAGGAAGACCCGCGCCATCAGGCTGCTGGCCACCGTGCTGGTGGTCTTCACCGTCTGCTTCACGCCCTTCCACCTGCGGCAGGCGCTGGCTTACTTCCAGGTCAGGGCCGCAGGAGGGGAGGGGGCCGGGCAGGGGGCCGGGCAGGGGGCCGGGCACGTCCTGGCCTACCACATCACCATGAGCCTGAGCAGCCTGAACAGCTGCCTGGACCCCGTCGTCTACTGCTTCGTCACGGACAGCTTCAAGAGGATGTGGAGGACGAGGATGAGGGGAGGCATGGAGAGGGATGAGGAGGTGGGGAATTCAAGTGGAAGAGAAGAGGACAGGAATTCGGTGAAGAAATGCTCGGGCACGGCCCTGGCTATAGCCCAGAGTGTGGCCACGCTCACCCTCACCAGCACTCCTCTCTCCGTCGCCTCCACAGACCCGTCGGCCTAG